A single region of the Geobacillus subterraneus genome encodes:
- a CDS encoding YeeE/YedE family protein, producing the protein MEMTAQQDVRAKQAANAPKNPTAWIIAVSCFVLIGGALFLYSRVSWQQALLYLLGAFGGFVLYQAHFGFTSAWRKFILYRQGEGIRAQMIMMAVASALFLPLLLKGSIFGHSVAGNVHEVGIAVMIGAFIFGIGMQLGDGCASGTLYHIGGGDANGVVTLIGFIAGSVIATTHFDVWMRMPHVEPISLIASFGAWGGFLLQLVLLAVVYYVVTVMEKRRHGKLLTIPLERRHGWKTIYKGPWSLLVGALLLALMNVLVLMFKGSPWGITSAFALWGAKFVQLFGADPTAWAYWQGEAKQQALANPLYYDTTTVMDISLMFGALLAAAFAGRYAKPVQWKRPTRMTIGALIGGLMMGYGARLAFGCNIGAYFSGIASFSVHGWIWFVFAFLGSLIGVKLRPYCAYKN; encoded by the coding sequence ATGGAAATGACTGCACAACAAGACGTTCGCGCGAAACAGGCGGCGAACGCTCCGAAAAATCCGACGGCATGGATCATTGCAGTCTCCTGCTTCGTGTTAATCGGTGGAGCATTGTTCTTATACAGCCGTGTGTCCTGGCAACAAGCGCTGTTGTATTTGTTGGGAGCGTTCGGCGGCTTTGTGCTTTACCAGGCCCATTTCGGTTTTACTTCGGCCTGGCGGAAATTCATTTTGTACCGCCAAGGAGAAGGCATTCGAGCGCAGATGATCATGATGGCGGTGGCCAGTGCATTGTTTTTGCCGTTGCTGCTGAAAGGATCGATATTCGGCCATTCCGTGGCCGGGAATGTGCATGAAGTCGGCATTGCCGTTATGATTGGCGCCTTTATTTTCGGGATCGGCATGCAGCTGGGTGACGGCTGCGCGTCCGGGACGCTGTATCATATCGGTGGCGGTGATGCGAACGGCGTCGTTACTTTGATCGGATTTATCGCCGGATCGGTCATTGCAACGACGCATTTTGATGTTTGGATGCGTATGCCGCACGTTGAGCCGATTTCGCTTATTGCCTCGTTCGGCGCGTGGGGCGGCTTTCTATTGCAGCTTGTTTTGCTAGCGGTTGTCTATTACGTCGTGACGGTGATGGAAAAGCGGCGCCACGGCAAGCTGTTGACGATACCGCTTGAACGCCGCCACGGATGGAAAACCATTTACAAAGGTCCGTGGTCATTGCTGGTCGGCGCGCTATTATTGGCGCTGATGAACGTGCTTGTTCTCATGTTCAAAGGTTCGCCGTGGGGGATCACATCCGCGTTTGCTCTGTGGGGGGCGAAGTTTGTTCAGCTGTTTGGCGCCGATCCGACGGCATGGGCTTATTGGCAAGGCGAGGCGAAACAGCAGGCGCTCGCCAATCCACTTTATTATGACACAACGACGGTCATGGACATTAGCTTAATGTTCGGTGCTTTACTGGCCGCGGCGTTTGCTGGCCGCTATGCGAAGCCGGTGCAATGGAAGCGGCCGACGCGCATGACGATTGGCGCGCTCATCGGCGGATTGATGATGGGTTACGGCGCCCGGTTGGCGTTCGGCTGCAACATCGGCGCGTACTTCAGCGGCATCGCTTCCTTCAGCGTCCATGGCTGGATTTGGTTTGTGTTTGCCTTCCTTGGCAGCTTGATTGGTGTCAAGTTGCGTCCGTATTGCGCATATAAAAACTAG